The segment TTCTTCGCCGGGCTTCAACGTTATTACTGTCGTGTATTCCATGTAATCACTCAACGTGAGCTTTACTTCATAAGTTCTAGCTGTGAGGTTTAAGGTTAGTGGAGTAGTGCCATAGTATGTGTTGTTTATGTACACTTTCGCTTCTGGCGGTTTTGAAAGGATTTTTAAAGTTGATGCTTCAGTGGTCTTGGCGTTACACTGTGTTGAAGGTTTAGCAGATGTTTCCTTTACAACGACGTTTGAATTCCCTGCTTGGGCTTCACTAACCTCAACTCTTACTTGGGGCATACCCACAACTGCGTTTGAAGCCTTAGCTGTTACTTTTGAGTTCTGGTAAATGTTGCAACCTTGAAGATTCCCCTCTGGTGGAAGGTTGAGAACCCAGAAGTTTAAATAATTTGGAGCCCCAATGCCAAATCCTCTTGTAGTCCCAACAACTACAATGTTTCCGTTTTGGGCCAAAGCAACTCCGTAAGCCTTATCCATGGAGTAATATTTCCCTTCGAACGTTTTTGCCCATTTTACATCTCCGTTAGAGTCGACCCTCAAAACCCACAGATCTGCAGCGATACCTGTCCAGTCAGCTGCCCCGTAGTGCCCCGCAATGATGATGTCCCCGTTGGGAGCTATTGTTACTGCATGGGCCTCGTCGTCTTTTCTCCCTCCGTAAGCCTTCTGCCACTTCACGTTGCCATCGGCATCAAGGCGGAGAACCCAAGCATCACTCATGCCAGCGCCAAAGCTGTAAGTCACTCCCACGACTATAATATCTCCGTTTCCTGCTATGGAAACCCCCTCGGCCCAGTCTAAGTGTTTTCCACCGTAGGTTTTTGCCCACTTCAGGTTCCCCTCTCCATCCAGCCTTAGAACCAAAACGTCCCATTTGCCCGCACCGGATGTGTTGGTGAAGCCAGCGACTACGATGTCGCCGTTTTTAGCAATGGCAACCGCGCGTGCTTCATCCACTCCATTTCCTCCATAGGTTTTCTGCCATTCCACGTTACCATTCTCATCTAGTCTGAGAACCCAAACGTCAGAATCACCTGAACCAAAGCTGTAGGTTTCTCCAGCTACAATAATGTCGCCGTTTTCTGCTATGGCAACTGCATAGGCCTATCATCCCATCTTCCTCCGTAGGTTTTCTGCCATTTCACTTTTCCATTCTCATCCAATCGAAGAACCAGAACCTCATAGCCGTTACCCCCAAGGCTGTAACTCTCTCCAACCACTACAATGTCACCATTTGGAGCAAGGGCAACATCGACGCCCCAGTATCCATTCCTCCATTTTCCCCCGTAGGTTTTCTGCCATTTCACGTTGCCGTCAGCATCCAAGCGGAGGACCCAGATATCATCTTTTCCTGCACCAAAGCTTTCAGTATACCCTGCAACAATGATATCCCCGTTAGGAGCAATTGCAGCTGAGTATGCAACGTCATCATCTCTCCCCCCATATGTTTTTACCTACCAGCCTAGATTTTCTGCTCTCGCTTCCGTGACGCTCAGTAGCGGGATCAACAGAAGCCCCAACAGAGTAAACAGGACTATAAGAGTTTTAAACTTCGAATTTTTCATTCGACCACGCTCCCCGTATTGTGTCATGCTCGGAGACGTAGTCAAATCAAAATAAGTTTGTAATAACTGAAGATAAACTTTTCTTCAGGTCGGTGTTTGATGAGGACAATTGGATATTGGATAGTTCAAAGTATGTTGAATGAAGTGTTAATACGAAATTCCCTCAAGGACGCTCAAAATGGAAAAGGATTTTAGAGGTCAAGCCTCAGCCTCCTCTCCTTCGGCACGTAGTTGAGCAACCTTCCGCCTTTGGCCTTCGCCGAGCCAATGAAGTAGGAGCGCCACTTGAGTATTACCCAGCCGTAAAGTCCTTCATCGACCTCGACGCTCTCACCGGCTAGATAGTGCTTGGCCCTTTCGTCATCGAGCTCAACCACGTTTTTGGTTGCTTTGGGCCCGACCAGAAAGCTTCCCTCGATTGTGAGCCTTATACCGTCGCTCTCGATCCTGCCGAAGTAAACGCCCCTCCGTCCGGTGTCGCTTATTCTCAGTTCACAGGGCTTGTAGGCGTATATCTTCTGATGGTTGCCCCTGATTTCGTAGATTAACTCCGGAGCGTAGCCGTAGTTCTCAA is part of the Thermococcus sp. genome and harbors:
- a CDS encoding PEGA domain-containing protein, with amino-acid sequence MDEARAVAIAKNGDIVVAGFTNTSGAGKWDVLVLRLDGEGNLKWAKTYGGKHLDWAEGVSIAGNGDIIVVGVTYSFGAGMSDAWVLRLDADGNVKWQKAYGGRKDDEAHAVTIAPNGDIIIAGHYGAADWTGIAADLWVLRVDSNGDVKWAKTFEGKYYSMDKAYGVALAQNGNIVVVGTTRGFGIGAPNYLNFWVLNLPPEGNLQGCNIYQNSKVTAKASNAVVGMPQVRVEVSEAQAGNSNVVVKETSAKPSTQCNAKTTEASTLKILSKPPEAKVYINNTYYGTTPLTLNLTARTYEVKLTLSDYMEYTTVITLKPGEEKTLNVSLTPAFGYLTLTSDPEGAAVFIDGKQAGTTPLEKHKLPAGQHQIVVKKHRYTEENFTITIEPGKEVVKTITLAPSQTSTTTSITPTNTTTPSQSETTTTSRKGKETCGPGLVVGFSLLALVIKRR